The Streptomyces durmitorensis genome contains the following window.
CGCCGAGACCTTCGAGGCCGAGCGGGAGATCGAGCGCCGGGCAGCTTTCCTGGCCGAGCGGCTGACCTCGTCGGGTCTGCGCTCCCTCGTGCTCGGCATCAGTGGCGGCGTCGACTCCACCACCGCGGGCCGACTGTGCCAGCTCGCCGTCGAGCGGGCGCGGGCCGCCGGACACGAGGCGCGGTTCTATGCGATGCGGCTGCCCTACGGGACCCAGGCCGACGAGCACGACGCGCAGCTCGCGCTCTCCTTCATCCAGGCCGACCACGTGCTGACCGTGGACATCAAGCCCGCGAGCGACGCCGCGCTCGAGGCCGCGCTGGCCGCCGGTGTGAGCTTCCGCGACGCCCACCACCAGGACTTCGTGCACGGCAACATCAAGGCCCGGCAGCGCATGATCGCCCAGTACGCGGTGGCCGGTGCGCACAGCGGCCTGGTCGTCGGCACAGACCACGCCGCGGAGGCGGTCTCCGGCTTCTTCACCAAGTTCGGCGACGGCGCCGCCGACCTGGTCCCGCTGACCGGCCTGACCAAGCGCCGGGTGCGCGCCGTCGCGGAGACGCTGGGTGCGCCCGCCGAGCTGGTGTGGAAGTCACCGACGGCCGACCTGGAGACCCTCGACCCGGGCAAGGCCGACGAGGACGCGCTCGGGGTCACCTACGACGACATCGACGACTTCCTGGAGGGCAAGCCGGTGGACGAGCGGGCCTTCGAAACGATCACCGGCCGCTACCGTCTCACCGAGCACAAGCGCCAACTGCCCATCGCCCCCTGAGCCCGCCCGTCCGGCAGCTCGCCCTTCGTAGGTCTTCTGAATAAATCGGTCAAATAATTGCTACCTATAGTTGCGCGGGCTTCTTCACGAATACGCCGCAAGATCAAGGTCACCCCGTGGCGCCCATCACGGACGATCCTGTGGACCACGGCGTGCGTGGTGGCCCTCGGATTCCTCGTCGCGCTGGAGATCGCCGCGCGTCGCTACGGCGGCGTACCCGGGCCGATCACCAACCAGGTGCGAGAGGTGATCTTCGCCCCCAAACCGGGTCCGCTGTACGGCGGTCTGGCCCTGATGATGGTGGTGCTCACCTGGCGGCAGCGCTTCATCGCCGCCGGTGCCGCGATCGGCATCGACGCCGTCTTCGTCCTGGCGCGGTGGGCGGTCGACGCCGAGGTGCCGGACGGCCATTTCTTCGGCAATGGCGCGTTGTGGGTGATGCTGGGGTGTGGGGTCATCGCGATCACGCGCCGCACCGGCCAGGAGCGTGTCCTGCTCCTCAAGGGTGTCGGCCTCGGCCTGCTCCTGGTGGCCGGCCGCAAGACCGGTGACACGTGGCTGCTCATCACCGCGAAGACCCGCCCGACCGTGCTCGACCAGTACGTGGCCACCGCCGATCACGCGCTGGGCAATCCCTCATGGCTTGCAGGCCGGATACTCAAGGCCTCGGGACCGGTCAGCACGCATGTCCTCGACCTGGTCTACGCCCAGCTCGCGGTGGCAGCGATCGTCGTCGCCCTGTACCAGCTGCGC
Protein-coding sequences here:
- the nadE gene encoding ammonia-dependent NAD(+) synthetase, whose translation is MSESASIALQQEIAQALQVAETFEAEREIERRAAFLAERLTSSGLRSLVLGISGGVDSTTAGRLCQLAVERARAAGHEARFYAMRLPYGTQADEHDAQLALSFIQADHVLTVDIKPASDAALEAALAAGVSFRDAHHQDFVHGNIKARQRMIAQYAVAGAHSGLVVGTDHAAEAVSGFFTKFGDGAADLVPLTGLTKRRVRAVAETLGAPAELVWKSPTADLETLDPGKADEDALGVTYDDIDDFLEGKPVDERAFETITGRYRLTEHKRQLPIAP